From one Paenibacillus sp. FSL K6-1330 genomic stretch:
- a CDS encoding ABC transporter ATP-binding protein — protein sequence MNLQFKLSEQDLLAVQQALGENITYCVPVDLSFDSRRTDGYFVIGETKWVHVDNGTVTETCAIHEAHDYKVVPLIGNVIMEATHMKTPRIIIRCTMQHAARLSYIAQILNYMASNSKIRIYNNESENVCSQCGGYLVKGTRLCPKCMNKGAAFKKLWDVSKSHWKILITALAVLLIMSAVTLTGPYFQKILVNSALQPPDGVNPSTRIFLMALAGIAFGLVAGELLGVLRGRIMARVSSRIAADLRNLVFEKIQSLSLGFLTSQRAGDIMNRINSDTDRIRNLIQEVFSMAIYQIIMLAAVSFLLFHTDWQLALIIILPAPIVVYIQYFVWKVVLKKLFRKQWRVHDKANSFLHDVLSGIRVVKAFGKEEREIKRFRAYHREYALATIRSEKVYSYLSPISHYLIQIGQYFVLLVGCNMILGGRLSLGELVQFTGYAAMIYGPLGWLMNMPRWIANALISVERVFSVIDEQPEITDTEKSTKHKIDGTISFKNVTFGYQSYEPVLKSIDVDIKKGEMIGLVGHSGSGKSTFINLISRFYDVNEGTISIDGVDIRDIKQEDLRSQIGVVLQETFLFSGTIMNNIKYSKPEATMEEVIQAAKIANAHHFISQFPDGYDTKLEENGNNISGGERQRLAIARAVLNNPRILILDEATASLDIETESEIQEALQRVTKNRTTIAIAHRLATLKNADRLLVLNKGVIAEIGTHEELIEKQGIYYKLVTAQRNMSKTQTERVLEPTLHT from the coding sequence ATGAACCTTCAATTTAAGCTATCAGAGCAAGATCTTCTAGCTGTTCAGCAAGCCTTAGGAGAAAATATTACGTATTGCGTCCCCGTAGATTTATCGTTTGACAGCCGTAGGACGGATGGTTATTTTGTGATTGGGGAGACCAAGTGGGTCCACGTAGACAATGGGACAGTTACCGAAACCTGTGCAATTCATGAGGCACATGATTATAAGGTTGTTCCTTTAATCGGAAATGTGATCATGGAGGCGACGCATATGAAGACCCCGAGGATCATCATCCGGTGCACGATGCAGCATGCGGCAAGGCTCTCTTACATTGCTCAAATTCTGAATTACATGGCTTCGAACAGTAAGATCCGGATATACAACAATGAGAGCGAGAATGTATGTTCACAATGCGGCGGCTACCTTGTTAAAGGTACTAGGTTATGTCCGAAGTGTATGAATAAAGGAGCTGCCTTTAAGAAACTCTGGGATGTTTCGAAGTCACATTGGAAAATATTGATCACGGCACTCGCCGTTCTATTAATCATGTCGGCTGTTACGCTAACAGGCCCTTATTTTCAAAAAATACTTGTGAACTCGGCTTTGCAGCCGCCAGACGGCGTAAACCCAAGTACGCGGATATTTCTAATGGCTCTCGCTGGAATTGCATTTGGTTTAGTAGCAGGAGAGTTGTTAGGGGTATTAAGGGGTAGGATTATGGCCCGTGTAAGTTCAAGAATTGCAGCGGATCTGCGTAATCTTGTCTTTGAGAAGATTCAAAGCTTGTCGCTTGGATTCTTAACCTCGCAGCGTGCTGGCGATATCATGAACCGAATTAATTCTGATACAGATCGCATCCGGAATTTGATTCAAGAAGTATTTTCGATGGCTATTTATCAAATCATCATGCTGGCCGCTGTGAGTTTCCTGCTATTTCACACAGACTGGCAGCTTGCCCTTATTATTATTTTGCCGGCGCCGATCGTTGTTTATATTCAATATTTTGTTTGGAAAGTCGTGCTTAAAAAGCTCTTTCGCAAACAGTGGCGGGTTCATGATAAAGCCAATTCATTCCTGCATGATGTGCTGAGCGGGATTCGAGTGGTTAAAGCATTTGGTAAAGAGGAGCGGGAGATTAAGCGGTTCAGAGCATATCACCGGGAGTATGCCTTAGCTACAATCCGGAGTGAAAAAGTATACAGTTATTTATCGCCCATTTCCCATTACTTGATCCAGATTGGACAATATTTTGTATTGCTAGTAGGCTGTAATATGATTCTGGGCGGGAGGCTGTCCCTTGGTGAATTAGTTCAGTTTACTGGTTACGCAGCCATGATCTATGGTCCGCTTGGATGGTTAATGAATATGCCTAGATGGATCGCTAACGCCCTCATTTCTGTAGAGCGTGTATTCTCGGTCATTGATGAACAGCCGGAGATCACCGACACGGAGAAGTCCACGAAGCACAAGATTGATGGGACGATAAGTTTTAAGAATGTTACCTTCGGATACCAATCCTATGAACCCGTGCTCAAGTCCATCGATGTTGATATCAAGAAGGGGGAAATGATAGGACTCGTTGGTCACTCGGGATCAGGAAAGTCTACGTTTATCAATCTCATCTCCCGCTTCTATGATGTCAATGAAGGAACGATAAGCATCGACGGTGTGGATATTAGAGATATCAAGCAGGAAGATTTACGTTCTCAAATCGGGGTTGTGCTGCAGGAGACATTTTTGTTCAGTGGAACGATAATGAATAATATCAAGTATTCAAAACCAGAGGCAACGATGGAAGAAGTGATACAGGCTGCAAAAATTGCCAATGCACATCATTTTATTAGCCAGTTCCCAGACGGTTATGATACCAAACTGGAGGAGAACGGAAATAATATTTCAGGTGGTGAAAGACAGCGGCTTGCCATTGCTAGAGCCGTGTTGAACAATCCTAGAATTCTAATATTGGATGAAGCAACGGCTTCGCTAGACATCGAGACAGAATCGGAAATCCAAGAAGCGCTGCAGCGTGTCACCAAGAACCGGACAACAATTGCGATAGCACATCGATTGGCCACATTGAAAAATGCGGATCGACTTCTTGTACTGAATAAAGGAGTTATTGCAGAAATCGGGACCCATGAAGAATTGATCGAGAAGCAAGGAATATATTACAAGCTGGTAACTGCGCAGCGAAACATGTCTAAGACCCAAACCGAACGGGTATTGGAGCCCACCTTACATACTTGA